A single region of the Accipiter gentilis chromosome 6, bAccGen1.1, whole genome shotgun sequence genome encodes:
- the TFDP2 gene encoding transcription factor Dp-2 isoform X2 has translation MTAKNVGVTSTNGDLKGFIDQNQSPTKGNISIITLPVSSTNSPTKILPKTLGPINVNVGPQMIISTSQRLTNSGSVLIGSPYNPAPTMVTQTHITEASGWVPGDRKRTREFIESDFSESKRSKKGDKNGKGLRHFSMKVCEKVQRKGTTSYNEVADELVSEFTNSNSHLATDSAYDQKNIRRRVYDALNVLMAMNIISKEKKEIRWIGLPTNSAQECQNLEIEKQKRIERIKQKRAQLQELLLQQIAFKNLVQRNQQNEQQNQGPPALNSTIQLPFLIVNTSKRTVIDCSISSDKFEYLFNFDNTFEIHDDSEVLKRMGMSFGLEAGKCSAEDLRTAKSLVPKALEGYITDMSAGFSWINQGLLSSSAQAVSHLEVAGGTSDAKSSENPGLCLDAEVALATGQFLAPSSQQSSSATSRHSESRGETPCSFNDEDEEDEDEDSSSPE, from the exons GTAATATTTCAATAATCACATTACCAGTTTCCAGCACCAACTCCCCAACTAAGATTTTGCCAAAAACCTTAGGACCAATCAATGTGAATGTTGGACCCCAAATG ATCATAAGCACATCGCAAAGACTGACCAATTCAGGGAGTGTTCTGATTGGGAGTCCATATAACCCAGCTCCAACAATGGTCACCCAGACACACATAACAGAAGCTTCTGGCTGGGTCCCAGG GGACAGAAAGCGGACTCGAGAATTCATAGAATCAGATTTTTCAGAAAG taagagaagcaaaaaaggagataaaaatgggAAGGGTCTGAGGCATTTTTCAATGAAAGTGTGTGAAAAAGTTCAACGTAAAGGAACAACTTCATACAATGAAGTCGCTGATGAGCTCGTATCAGAATTCACAAATTCTAACAGCCACCTAGCTACAGATTCG GCTTATGATCAGAAAAATATTAGACGGAGAGTTTACGATGCCCTTAATGTCCTGATGGCAATGAACATAATTtcaaaggagaagaaggaaatcAGATGGATTGGCCTTCCTACAAACTCAGCTCAGGAATGTCAGAATCTAGAG ataGAAAAACAGAAACGGATTGAAAGGATAAAACAGAAGCGAGCCCAACTACAAGAACTGCTGCTGCAg caaataGCATTCAAAAACTTGGTACAAAGAAATcagcaaaatgaacaacaaaatcAAGGCCCTCCAGCTTTGAACTCAACAATACAGCTGCCTTTCTTAATAGTCAACACTAGCAAAAGAACAGTTATAGACTGCAGCATATCAAGTGATAA ATTTGAATACCTCTTTAATTTCGATAACACTTTTGAGATTCACGATGACAGTGAGGTGCTGAAGAGAATGGGAATGTCCTTTGGGCTTGAGGCAGGCAAATGCTCAGCTGAGGACCTAAGAACTGCAAAATCCCTGGTGCCAAAAGCTTTAGAAGGCTACATCACAG ATATGTCTGCAGGATTTTCATGGATAAACCAAGGGTTACTTTCAAGTTCAGCACAAGCAGTTTCACATTTAGAGGTAGCAGGAGGTACTTCTGATGCTAAATcaag TGAGAATCCAGGGTTGTGTTTGGATGCTGAAGTGGCCTTAGCAACTGGGCAGTTTCTTGCCCCTAGCAGTCAACAGTCCAGCAGTGCAACATCACGCCACTCTGAATCACGGGGAGAAACTCCATGCTCATTCAATGATGAAGATGAAGAGGATGAAGATGAGGATTCTTCCTCCCCAGAATAA
- the TFDP2 gene encoding transcription factor Dp-2 isoform X3: MIISTSQRLTNSGSVLIGSPYNPAPTMVTQTHITEASGWVPGDRKRTREFIESDFSESKRSKKGDKNGKGLRHFSMKVCEKVQRKGTTSYNEVADELVSEFTNSNSHLATDSQAYDQKNIRRRVYDALNVLMAMNIISKEKKEIRWIGLPTNSAQECQNLEIEKQKRIERIKQKRAQLQELLLQQIAFKNLVQRNQQNEQQNQGPPALNSTIQLPFLIVNTSKRTVIDCSISSDKFEYLFNFDNTFEIHDDSEVLKRMGMSFGLEAGKCSAEDLRTAKSLVPKALEGYITDMSAGFSWINQGLLSSSAQAVSHLEVAGGTSDAKSSENPGLCLDAEVALATGQFLAPSSQQSSSATSRHSESRGETPCSFNDEDEEDEDEDSSSPE; encoded by the exons ATG ATCATAAGCACATCGCAAAGACTGACCAATTCAGGGAGTGTTCTGATTGGGAGTCCATATAACCCAGCTCCAACAATGGTCACCCAGACACACATAACAGAAGCTTCTGGCTGGGTCCCAGG GGACAGAAAGCGGACTCGAGAATTCATAGAATCAGATTTTTCAGAAAG taagagaagcaaaaaaggagataaaaatgggAAGGGTCTGAGGCATTTTTCAATGAAAGTGTGTGAAAAAGTTCAACGTAAAGGAACAACTTCATACAATGAAGTCGCTGATGAGCTCGTATCAGAATTCACAAATTCTAACAGCCACCTAGCTACAGATTCG CAGGCTTATGATCAGAAAAATATTAGACGGAGAGTTTACGATGCCCTTAATGTCCTGATGGCAATGAACATAATTtcaaaggagaagaaggaaatcAGATGGATTGGCCTTCCTACAAACTCAGCTCAGGAATGTCAGAATCTAGAG ataGAAAAACAGAAACGGATTGAAAGGATAAAACAGAAGCGAGCCCAACTACAAGAACTGCTGCTGCAg caaataGCATTCAAAAACTTGGTACAAAGAAATcagcaaaatgaacaacaaaatcAAGGCCCTCCAGCTTTGAACTCAACAATACAGCTGCCTTTCTTAATAGTCAACACTAGCAAAAGAACAGTTATAGACTGCAGCATATCAAGTGATAA ATTTGAATACCTCTTTAATTTCGATAACACTTTTGAGATTCACGATGACAGTGAGGTGCTGAAGAGAATGGGAATGTCCTTTGGGCTTGAGGCAGGCAAATGCTCAGCTGAGGACCTAAGAACTGCAAAATCCCTGGTGCCAAAAGCTTTAGAAGGCTACATCACAG ATATGTCTGCAGGATTTTCATGGATAAACCAAGGGTTACTTTCAAGTTCAGCACAAGCAGTTTCACATTTAGAGGTAGCAGGAGGTACTTCTGATGCTAAATcaag TGAGAATCCAGGGTTGTGTTTGGATGCTGAAGTGGCCTTAGCAACTGGGCAGTTTCTTGCCCCTAGCAGTCAACAGTCCAGCAGTGCAACATCACGCCACTCTGAATCACGGGGAGAAACTCCATGCTCATTCAATGATGAAGATGAAGAGGATGAAGATGAGGATTCTTCCTCCCCAGAATAA
- the TFDP2 gene encoding transcription factor Dp-2 isoform X1 gives MTAKNVGVTSTNGDLKGFIDQNQSPTKGNISIITLPVSSTNSPTKILPKTLGPINVNVGPQMIISTSQRLTNSGSVLIGSPYNPAPTMVTQTHITEASGWVPGDRKRTREFIESDFSESKRSKKGDKNGKGLRHFSMKVCEKVQRKGTTSYNEVADELVSEFTNSNSHLATDSQAYDQKNIRRRVYDALNVLMAMNIISKEKKEIRWIGLPTNSAQECQNLEIEKQKRIERIKQKRAQLQELLLQQIAFKNLVQRNQQNEQQNQGPPALNSTIQLPFLIVNTSKRTVIDCSISSDKFEYLFNFDNTFEIHDDSEVLKRMGMSFGLEAGKCSAEDLRTAKSLVPKALEGYITDMSAGFSWINQGLLSSSAQAVSHLEVAGGTSDAKSSENPGLCLDAEVALATGQFLAPSSQQSSSATSRHSESRGETPCSFNDEDEEDEDEDSSSPE, from the exons GTAATATTTCAATAATCACATTACCAGTTTCCAGCACCAACTCCCCAACTAAGATTTTGCCAAAAACCTTAGGACCAATCAATGTGAATGTTGGACCCCAAATG ATCATAAGCACATCGCAAAGACTGACCAATTCAGGGAGTGTTCTGATTGGGAGTCCATATAACCCAGCTCCAACAATGGTCACCCAGACACACATAACAGAAGCTTCTGGCTGGGTCCCAGG GGACAGAAAGCGGACTCGAGAATTCATAGAATCAGATTTTTCAGAAAG taagagaagcaaaaaaggagataaaaatgggAAGGGTCTGAGGCATTTTTCAATGAAAGTGTGTGAAAAAGTTCAACGTAAAGGAACAACTTCATACAATGAAGTCGCTGATGAGCTCGTATCAGAATTCACAAATTCTAACAGCCACCTAGCTACAGATTCG CAGGCTTATGATCAGAAAAATATTAGACGGAGAGTTTACGATGCCCTTAATGTCCTGATGGCAATGAACATAATTtcaaaggagaagaaggaaatcAGATGGATTGGCCTTCCTACAAACTCAGCTCAGGAATGTCAGAATCTAGAG ataGAAAAACAGAAACGGATTGAAAGGATAAAACAGAAGCGAGCCCAACTACAAGAACTGCTGCTGCAg caaataGCATTCAAAAACTTGGTACAAAGAAATcagcaaaatgaacaacaaaatcAAGGCCCTCCAGCTTTGAACTCAACAATACAGCTGCCTTTCTTAATAGTCAACACTAGCAAAAGAACAGTTATAGACTGCAGCATATCAAGTGATAA ATTTGAATACCTCTTTAATTTCGATAACACTTTTGAGATTCACGATGACAGTGAGGTGCTGAAGAGAATGGGAATGTCCTTTGGGCTTGAGGCAGGCAAATGCTCAGCTGAGGACCTAAGAACTGCAAAATCCCTGGTGCCAAAAGCTTTAGAAGGCTACATCACAG ATATGTCTGCAGGATTTTCATGGATAAACCAAGGGTTACTTTCAAGTTCAGCACAAGCAGTTTCACATTTAGAGGTAGCAGGAGGTACTTCTGATGCTAAATcaag TGAGAATCCAGGGTTGTGTTTGGATGCTGAAGTGGCCTTAGCAACTGGGCAGTTTCTTGCCCCTAGCAGTCAACAGTCCAGCAGTGCAACATCACGCCACTCTGAATCACGGGGAGAAACTCCATGCTCATTCAATGATGAAGATGAAGAGGATGAAGATGAGGATTCTTCCTCCCCAGAATAA